A genomic region of Acidobacteriota bacterium contains the following coding sequences:
- a CDS encoding ankyrin repeat domain-containing protein, whose product MEATHQSKQSRVALAVWGMVFGIGSGVLCFVVAIIGIMHFNAPNGGSDKREILSYCIVGVVFSALGIISLWFYLRARPRSTPLMRALKKSASYEIVIARINTDANVNTKDEDGITPLMMALINGANSSVVRALIKAGANVNEKSSDGYTPLTIAYCKYAKPEVVTALINAGAKESKDLARDEAKKSGDWATLLKMLAECQSIQEMDDLSLSIACIGNKAAASGLVALAIQSHVNGCKAREKLNELRCDPQALLMDRLRQQTSIFTIGYNPQSVCSPIREQEDVMARHFKRESKALAALVGLKAIEEIQAVLDNPAYEKHVDNFRYALGQIYEKERAEREINSSTPNSIDENKYSEEQTASVGTSEAAEGRDVTFVIPCGVCGYKTDVTVTIDWGGCILSGNTDDHEFRCHNCNKVFTVSKAYLKHHTDCFV is encoded by the coding sequence CTCGCTGTGTGGGGGATGGTGTTTGGGATCGGGAGTGGGGTACTATGCTTTGTGGTGGCGATAATCGGCATTATGCATTTCAACGCCCCCAACGGAGGGTCCGACAAGAGGGAGATACTATCATATTGCATTGTTGGGGTAGTATTTAGTGCACTCGGCATAATATCTCTGTGGTTCTATCTCCGTGCGCGGCCCAGGTCTACGCCTTTAATGAGAGCGCTAAAGAAAAGCGCAAGTTATGAGATTGTGATAGCACGGATAAACACCGACGCAAATGTAAACACAAAGGATGAAGATGGAATAACGCCTCTGATGATGGCCTTGATAAACGGGGCAAACAGTAGTGTTGTCAGGGCATTAATCAAGGCTGGTGCTAACGTCAATGAAAAGAGTAGTGATGGTTATACACCGTTAACTATTGCGTACTGCAAATATGCAAAGCCTGAAGTTGTCACCGCACTGATTAATGCTGGCGCAAAAGAAAGCAAAGATTTAGCCAGGGACGAGGCCAAAAAAAGCGGAGACTGGGCGACCCTCCTGAAAATGCTGGCAGAATGCCAGAGCATCCAAGAGATGGATGATTTGTCTCTATCAATTGCATGTATCGGGAACAAGGCGGCTGCGAGCGGGTTGGTGGCGCTTGCGATTCAGAGCCATGTAAACGGATGTAAGGCACGTGAAAAGTTGAATGAGCTACGATGCGACCCTCAAGCATTACTGATGGACAGACTCCGGCAACAGACTAGCATATTCACTATCGGATACAATCCTCAAAGCGTATGTAGTCCTATAAGAGAGCAAGAAGATGTGATGGCGCGGCATTTCAAGCGTGAGAGCAAGGCGCTGGCCGCCCTGGTTGGTCTAAAAGCAATTGAGGAGATTCAAGCTGTATTGGACAACCCTGCTTATGAAAAGCATGTGGACAATTTTAGATATGCACTCGGTCAAATATACGAAAAAGAAAGAGCGGAACGTGAAATCAACTCGTCCACTCCGAATTCAATTGACGAGAACAAGTACAGTGAGGAGCAAACGGCTTCTGTCGGGACGAGCGAAGCCGCTGAAGGCCGGGATGTAACATTCGTTATTCCCTGTGGAGTATGCGGCTATAAGACTGATGTAACCGTGACGATTGACTGGGGAGGATGCATCCTATCGGGAAACACCGATGATCACGAGTTCCGATGTCACAACTGTAACAAGGTCTTTACGGTCAGCAAGGCTTATCTGAAGCATCATACAGATTGTTTCGTCTGA
- a CDS encoding PhzF family phenazine biosynthesis protein — protein sequence MSRAIPIFQVDAFTHRPFSGNPAAVCLLEAEKETGWMQSVALEMNLSETAFLVPEGDGFRIRWFTPAVEVALCGHATLASAHVLWETGTLDPGRPARFTSASGPLGARRDGGWIELDFPARAEGPCEAPAGLAEGLGLEPVYVGRNVDDYLVLAASETVVRGLAPNQALLRKLNVRGVSVTARAETPGFDFVSRFFAPGSGIDEDPVTGSAHCCLGPFWGKRLGKTDLTAFQASARGGVVRVRVAGDRVFLGGQAVTVFRGEFAEAV from the coding sequence ATGTCGAGAGCCATCCCCATCTTCCAGGTTGACGCCTTTACCCACCGCCCCTTCTCGGGCAACCCCGCCGCCGTCTGCCTTCTCGAAGCCGAAAAGGAAACCGGCTGGATGCAGTCCGTCGCCCTGGAGATGAACCTCTCCGAGACGGCCTTCCTCGTCCCCGAGGGCGACGGGTTCCGGATCCGCTGGTTCACGCCGGCGGTGGAGGTCGCGCTCTGCGGTCACGCCACCCTCGCCAGCGCCCACGTGCTGTGGGAGACCGGGACACTCGACCCGGGCCGGCCGGCCCGTTTCACGAGTGCGAGCGGTCCGCTGGGCGCCCGCCGGGACGGCGGCTGGATCGAACTGGACTTCCCGGCCCGCGCGGAGGGCCCGTGTGAAGCGCCCGCCGGCCTCGCGGAGGGGCTGGGCCTGGAACCGGTCTACGTGGGCCGCAACGTGGACGACTACCTCGTCCTGGCGGCGTCCGAGACGGTCGTCCGGGGCCTTGCGCCGAACCAGGCCCTGCTGCGGAAGCTGAACGTCCGGGGCGTCTCCGTCACGGCCCGAGCCGAGACACCGGGGTTCGACTTCGTCTCGCGCTTCTTCGCGCCCGGCTCCGGGATCGACGAGGACCCCGTCACGGGGTCGGCCCACTGCTGCCTGGGACCGTTCTGGGGCAAGCGCCTCGGGAAGACGGACCTCACCGCCTTCCAGGCCTCGGCCCGCGGCGGCGTCGTCCGGGTGCGGGTGGCCGGTGACCGTGTGTTCCTCGGCGGACAGGCGGTGACGGTGTTTCGCGGGGAGTTTGCGGAAGCGGTTTAG